The following coding sequences lie in one Mycobacterium sp. Z3061 genomic window:
- a CDS encoding oxidoreductase, whose translation MSPVKLAVWKFASCDGCQLTLLDCEDELLTLADHVEIANFAEASSATTAGPYDVSLVEGSVTTPHDEVRIREIREQSKILVTIGACATSGGVQALRNFADVAEFASVVYAKPEYIDTLATSTPASAHVKVDYQLQGCPIDRGQLLDTLAALLIGRKPRLPAKTVCTECKLRGVTCVMVADGIPCLGPVTHAGCGALCPRHHRGCFGCFGPSAAPRTATLIPLLRRDGLSDADVDRVFSTFNVARFAAERSEQ comes from the coding sequence ATGAGCCCGGTCAAATTGGCGGTGTGGAAGTTCGCGTCCTGTGACGGCTGCCAGCTGACTCTGCTGGACTGCGAGGACGAGTTGCTGACCCTTGCCGATCATGTGGAGATCGCCAACTTCGCAGAGGCCTCCAGCGCGACAACTGCGGGGCCGTACGATGTCTCGCTGGTCGAGGGCTCGGTCACGACACCGCATGACGAAGTTCGGATACGTGAGATCCGGGAACAGTCGAAGATACTGGTCACCATCGGTGCGTGCGCAACTTCGGGGGGAGTGCAGGCCCTGCGCAACTTCGCCGACGTGGCTGAGTTCGCGTCGGTCGTCTACGCCAAGCCGGAATACATTGACACGCTGGCGACTTCCACACCTGCCTCCGCCCACGTCAAGGTCGACTATCAGCTGCAGGGCTGCCCGATCGACCGCGGCCAGCTGCTCGACACCCTGGCGGCCCTGCTGATCGGACGCAAGCCGCGGTTGCCGGCGAAGACGGTGTGCACCGAGTGCAAGCTGCGGGGCGTCACCTGCGTCATGGTCGCCGACGGCATACCCTGCCTGGGTCCGGTCACGCACGCCGGCTGCGGGGCGCTGTGTCCCCGGCACCACCGCGGGTGTTTCGGCTGCTTCGGTCCTTCTGCCGCACCGAGAACCGCGACGCTGATTCCGTTGCTGCGTCGCGACGGACTGTCGGATGCCGACGTGGACCGGGTGTTCTCGACATTCAACGTGGCACGATTCGCCGCGGAACGGAGCGAGCAGTGA
- a CDS encoding Ni/Fe hydrogenase subunit alpha, whose translation MTSADRTLRVATLTRVEGEGALNVTLKNGALESVELNIYEPPRFFEAFLRGRAHTEPPDLTARICGICPVAYQLSACNAIEDACGAEIDDEIVALRRLLYCGEWIHSHVLHIYLLHAPDFLGYPDIVSMARDHREVVERGLALKKAGNRLMEFVGGRAIHPINLRLGGFYSVPTRLDLEPIARELRTALDHALATVEWVAGFEFPDLELDHEMLALSASGQYAIENGVIARSPGPPFPVADFMAHVVESQVPHSTALHATLDGGRYLTGPLARYSLNSSALSPLAAEAARRAGLSAQCRNPFRSIIVRAVEVVYAIDEALRLIGEYQRPSRPFVDVPARAGVGHGVSEAPRGLLYHRYHISADGQVSAARIIPPTSQNQAAIEADLSRVISDNLDLEDAALTTLCERVIRNYDPCISCSTHFLTLTVHRT comes from the coding sequence GTGACTTCAGCGGACCGCACGCTGCGGGTTGCAACGCTGACTCGCGTGGAAGGTGAAGGGGCGCTTAATGTCACGCTCAAAAACGGCGCGCTGGAATCCGTGGAACTCAATATCTACGAGCCGCCGAGGTTTTTCGAAGCGTTCCTGCGGGGGCGAGCACATACCGAACCGCCGGACCTGACCGCGCGGATCTGCGGCATCTGCCCGGTGGCCTATCAGCTCAGCGCCTGCAATGCGATTGAAGACGCCTGCGGCGCCGAGATCGACGACGAGATCGTGGCATTGCGGCGGTTGCTGTACTGCGGCGAGTGGATCCACAGCCACGTTCTGCACATCTACCTTTTGCACGCCCCGGACTTCCTCGGCTATCCCGACATCGTCAGCATGGCCCGTGACCACCGCGAGGTGGTCGAACGCGGGCTGGCGCTGAAAAAGGCGGGTAATCGCCTCATGGAGTTCGTCGGCGGCAGAGCGATCCACCCGATCAACCTGCGCCTCGGTGGGTTCTATTCGGTGCCGACCCGGTTGGATCTCGAACCCATCGCACGGGAACTCCGCACGGCGCTCGATCACGCGTTGGCCACCGTCGAATGGGTAGCCGGTTTCGAGTTCCCTGACCTCGAACTGGACCATGAGATGTTGGCGCTCAGCGCATCCGGTCAATACGCGATCGAGAACGGCGTCATTGCGCGCAGCCCCGGCCCGCCCTTTCCGGTGGCCGACTTCATGGCGCACGTCGTCGAGTCGCAAGTGCCGCATTCCACTGCGCTGCACGCGACCTTGGATGGGGGTCGCTATCTGACCGGACCGCTGGCACGGTACTCACTGAACTCATCGGCGTTATCGCCGCTCGCCGCCGAGGCAGCCCGACGCGCCGGGCTGTCAGCGCAGTGCCGAAACCCCTTCCGCAGCATCATTGTCCGGGCCGTGGAGGTGGTTTACGCGATCGACGAGGCGCTGCGGCTCATCGGCGAGTATCAGCGGCCGTCCCGCCCGTTCGTCGACGTTCCGGCCCGCGCCGGCGTCGGGCACGGCGTCAGCGAAGCTCCCCGTGGTCTGCTCTATCACCGGTACCACATCAGTGCGGACGGGCAGGTTTCCGCGGCGAGGATCATTCCACCCACTTCGCAGAACCAGGCGGCTATCGAAGCGGATCTCAGCCGGGTGATCTCCGACAACCTGGACCTCGAGGACGCCGCACTCACCACGTTGTGCGAGAGGGTGATTCGCAACTACGACCCCTGCATCTCGTGCTCGACCCACTTCCTGACGTTGACGGTCCACCGCACGTGA
- a CDS encoding FAD/NAD(P)-binding protein yields MSDWTTTPPISAMDPLPYRVRSRVVESPDSATLCLEPVGSAVRSPEPGEFMMLYAFGVGEAAISISGDPTVKDGSITHTVRAVGAVSRALHDAQPGTIVGVRGPFGTSWGLAEALGRDLVMVAGGVGLCPLRPAILGALAHRERYGKLMLIVGARSRADFVFVEQLKTWADDPRIELHLIVDAATQGWEGEVGLVTEPLRRLTLDAGRTSAFLCGPEPMMRFGAAELIAKGMSPQDIRVSLERNMQCGIGWCGHCQLGPLLLCRDGPVVGYDVAGPLMQVKEL; encoded by the coding sequence ATGAGTGACTGGACAACGACACCGCCCATCTCAGCGATGGACCCGTTGCCGTACCGGGTCCGCAGTCGCGTTGTGGAGAGCCCGGATTCGGCCACCCTGTGCCTGGAACCCGTCGGCTCGGCGGTGCGGTCGCCGGAGCCCGGAGAATTCATGATGCTGTACGCATTCGGCGTCGGCGAGGCGGCGATCTCGATCAGTGGCGACCCGACCGTCAAGGACGGGTCCATTACGCACACGGTGCGCGCCGTCGGTGCGGTCAGCCGCGCTCTGCACGATGCCCAGCCGGGAACCATTGTCGGAGTACGGGGTCCGTTCGGCACCAGCTGGGGACTGGCCGAGGCCTTAGGCCGTGATCTGGTCATGGTCGCCGGCGGGGTGGGCCTGTGCCCGCTGCGACCGGCGATCCTGGGCGCGTTGGCCCATCGCGAGCGTTACGGCAAGCTGATGTTGATCGTCGGGGCCCGTTCACGGGCCGACTTCGTGTTCGTCGAACAGTTGAAGACGTGGGCGGATGACCCACGGATCGAGTTGCACCTGATCGTCGACGCAGCGACCCAGGGTTGGGAAGGGGAAGTCGGCCTGGTGACCGAACCCCTGCGTCGGCTGACCCTGGATGCCGGTCGCACCAGCGCCTTCCTCTGCGGGCCGGAGCCGATGATGCGTTTCGGCGCGGCGGAGCTGATCGCCAAAGGCATGTCCCCGCAAGATATCCGGGTCTCACTGGAGCGAAATATGCAATGCGGGATCGGCTGGTGCGGGCACTGCCAGCTCGGTCCACTGCTGCTGTGCCGCGACGGGCCCGTCGTGGGCTACGACGTGGCGGGGCCGCTGATGCAGGTGAAGGAGCTGTAG
- a CDS encoding hydrogenase maturation protease translates to MTGTVAVIGLGNRYRRDDGLGVTAARALGDLALPGVEVVTGIMDPLSLLDVWTGVRLAVIIDAAVTTASTGGRIRCCSLDELLSSAKSLSSHSIDVGRTYALGQALGRVPEALQIYAVDVADTGHGVGFTAQVEQAVPHVVALAAAEIMRVTGVSG, encoded by the coding sequence GTGACCGGCACCGTTGCCGTGATCGGCCTCGGCAATCGCTACCGGCGTGACGACGGGCTGGGTGTCACTGCCGCCAGGGCACTCGGCGATTTGGCGCTTCCGGGCGTTGAGGTCGTGACCGGGATCATGGATCCTCTGTCGCTGCTTGATGTTTGGACGGGAGTGCGGTTAGCGGTCATCATCGACGCCGCGGTGACGACCGCCTCGACCGGCGGCCGTATCCGCTGCTGCAGCCTCGACGAACTGCTCAGCTCCGCGAAGTCGCTGAGCTCGCACAGTATCGACGTCGGCCGCACCTATGCGCTCGGCCAAGCACTCGGACGAGTGCCCGAGGCGCTACAGATCTACGCCGTCGACGTCGCCGACACCGGACATGGCGTCGGTTTCACCGCGCAGGTCGAGCAGGCCGTGCCGCATGTGGTCGCGTTGGCCGCAGCCGAAATCATGCGCGTGACAGGTGTTTCGGGTTAG